One Setaria viridis chromosome 5, Setaria_viridis_v4.0, whole genome shotgun sequence genomic region harbors:
- the LOC117855859 gene encoding achilleol B synthase produces the protein MWRLKVAEGGGPWMQSKNGFLGREEWVFDPNLGTPSEHAEVERLRQEFTKNRFHKKESQDLLLRMQYANLNKPGANVPVSRLEENAEVTEEIVLGSLRRAMSCFSILQAEDGHWPGDYSGLMYITPLWVFALYVTGTLNVILSTEHIYEICRYIYNHQNEDGGWGNQVLSPSTMFGSCMNYTTLRLLGQELHGKNNALAKGRAWILSHGTATAAPQWAKIFLSIIGAYDWSGNTPIIPELWMVPTFLPIYPGRFWCYTRIVYMAMAYICGKKFVGPITPTIFAIREELYDIPYNEIDWSKACDTCAKEDIIYPRSLMQNVARTCLNKFIEPLFTCWPFSKLRDRALNHLMERIHYEDETTQYVGLGSVTKALNMICCWIENADSDAFKKHLPRIFDYLWISEDGMKSKVVDGCQCWETSFIVQAFCSTNLVNEFSSTLQKAYLFIRNSQVVENPPGDQNYWHRHISRGSWTLSTTDSGWSVSDCTAEALKALLLLPKSYPNLVEELIGEERLLDAADCLLSFMNKDGSFSTYERKRTGSWVEILNPSESFRNIVADYPSVECTSSVIQALVLFRESYPNYRSNDICECVKKAARFIENSQQIDGSWYGTWGICFTYGTFFAVKGLLAAGRTYENSYSIKKACDFLLLKQLNSGGWGESYLSCVRQVYVQGDCAHAVNTAWAMLALLYAGQIDRDPAPLHHAAKELINIQMQTGEFPQQGHVGNFNSSMYFNYPNYRNLFPIWALGEYHRRFFHRREVK, from the exons ATGTGGAGGTTGAAGGTTGCCGAGGGCGGAGGGCCATGGATGCAGTCAAAGAACGGCTTCCTTGGCCGGGAGGAGTGGGTATTCGACCCCAACCTTGGCACACCCAGTGAGCACGCTGAGGTTGAGAGGTTACGGCAAGAGTTCACCAAGAACCGGTTCCACAAGAAGGAGTCGCAGGACCTCCTCCTACGAATGCAG TATGCCAACCTAAACAAGCCTGGGGCAAATGTTCCAGTTAGCAGGCTTGAAGAGAATGCTGAAGTAACGGAGGAAATTGTGTTAGGTTCACTGAGACGAGCTATGAGTTGCTTTTCGATACTACAAGCAGAAGATGGGCATTGGCCTGGTGATTACTCTGGACTCATGTACATTACGCCTTTGTGG GTTTTTGCATTATATGTCACTGGAACCCTCAATGTCATCCTATCAACAGAGCATATATATGAGATATGCCGTTACATTTACAACCATCAG AATGAAGATGGTGGATGGGGCAATCAAGTTTTGAGCCCGAGCACTATGTTTGGTTCCTGCATGAACTATACCACCTTGAGGCTTCTAGGGCAAGAGCTTCATGGTAAAAACAACGCACTAGCGAAAGGTCGTGCATGGATTTTATCACATGGTACTGCAACTGCTGCACCACAATGGGCAAAGATATTTCTCTCG ATCATTGGTGCATATGATTGGTCAGGAAACACCCCAATAATCCCAGAACTTTGGATGGTTCCAACTTTCCTTCCCATTTATCCAG GACGGTTTTGGTGCTATACCCGGATAGTGTATATGGCAATGGCTTATATTTGTGGGAAGAAATTTGTTGGGCCTATCACACCAACTATTTTTGCGATAAGAGAGGAGCTTTATGATATACCATACAATGAGATTGATTGGAGCAAGGCTTGTGATACATGTGCAAAG GAAGACATCATCTATCCACGTTCACTGATGCAAAATGTTGCCCGCACTTGTCTTAACAAGTTTATTGAACCACTATTTACGTGTTGGCCATTTAGCAAGCTAAGAGATAGAGCTCTGAACCATCTCATGGAACGTATTCATTATGAAGATGAGACTACTCAATATGTAGGCTTAGGCTCTGTTACCAAG GccctaaatatgatttgctgtTGGATAGAAAATGCAGATTCTGATGCATTTAAGAAACATCTCCCAAGGATATTTGATTATTTATGGATTTCAGAAGATGGTATGAAGTCAAAG GTAGTTGATGGTTGCCAATGCTGGGAGACTTCATTCATTGTTCAAGCCTTTTGCTCGACAAATCTTGTCAATGAGTTTTCTTCAACTCTGCAGAAGGCATATTTGTTTATACGAAACTCACAG GTTGTCGAGAATCCTCCCGGTGATCAAAATTATTGGCATCGCCATATATCAAGAGGTTCATGGACTCTTTCTACTACAGATTCCGGTTGGTCTGTATCTGATTGTACAGCAGAAGCACTTAAG GCATTACTCTTACTACCAAAAAGTTATCCCAACCTTGTTGAGGAACTAATTGGAGAAGAGAGGTTGCTTGATGCTGCTGATTGCCTTCTTTCCTTTATG AATAAAGATGGTTCCTTTTCCACATATGAACGTAAGAGAACTGGTTCCTGGGTTGAG ATTTTAAATCCATCAGAGAGTTTTCGGAATATAGTTGCTGATTATCC GTCGGTTGAATGCACTTCCTCGGTGATCCAAGCTCTTGTACTGTTCAGAGAATCATATCCAAATTATCGTAGCAATGATATATGTGAATGCGTCAAGAAAGCTGCTAGATTTATTGAGAATAGCCAACAGATTGATGGTTCATG GTACGGAACGTGGGGCATATGTTTCACGTATGGGACCTTTTTTGCGGTAAAAGGATTACTTGCTGCTGGCAGGACATATGAGAATAGTTATTCCATCAAAAAAGCATGTGATTTTCTTTTGCTTAAACAACTCAATTCGGGTGGCTGGGGAGAGAGCTATCTTTCATGTGTGAGACAG GTTTATGTACAGGGTGATTGTGCTCATGCGGTGAACACTGCTTGGGCAATGTTAGCCTTACTTTATGCTGGGCAG ATTGATCGGGATCCTGCACCACTGCATCATGCCGCAAAAGAACTTATTAATATTCAGATGCAGACAGGCGAGTTTCCCCAACAA GGGCATGTTGGGAATTTCAACTCCTCGATGTATTTCAATTATCCCAACTACCGCAACTTGTTCCCAATTTGGGCTCTCGGGGAGTACCATCGGCGCTTTTTTCACAGAAGGGAAGTGAAGTGA